A window of Sulfurimonas gotlandica GD1 contains these coding sequences:
- the metG gene encoding methionine--tRNA ligase, whose product MSKYITTPIYYVNGEAHIGHAYTTFIADTMTRYEKLKGNYTYFLTGTDEHGQKIEESAQKHGKPTQEFADEISATFKDLWDEFEIGYDKFIRTTDADHKLGVQKAFEVMYAKGDIYKDFYEGHYCVSCETFFPETQLIDGEFCPDCGRTTSVVKEESYFFKLSKYEDALLRHYEDNPDFILPRSRANEVKNFVKGGLRDLSVTRTSFTWGVKLPESMNDDKHVMYVWLDALMNYITALGYGKDDANMDFWPASMQLVGKDILRFHAIYWPAFLMSLDLPLPKHIGAHGWWTRDGEKMSKSKGNVISPKEVSDAYGVENLRYFMLREVPFGQDGDFSQRAFIDRINSELSNDLGNLLNRIIGMSEKYSDFEIDSVDVEKYHAKELEAMNEALGNLDGFMQNMQTHRYLEELWKLFAIGNKAIEEHAPWVKIKEGKKDEALATVALVANILAKASIMLSPVMPRTTATIADALNFTIDNASFNELVIDKKLLKLFNIKKVPPLFPRVEEPLIEEAPKSMPDDKPNDEMKQELAAKKEAKLTKSEEDNLIEIGQFFETSLKIGVVVEAEEVPKSKKLLKLQVDLGEGKNRQVVAGIKEFYSAESLINTQVCVVANLKPAKLMGMISEGMLLAAKDEDGLCLVRPEKPKKAGTPIG is encoded by the coding sequence ATGAGTAAATATATAACAACACCTATCTACTATGTTAACGGAGAGGCTCACATTGGGCACGCCTATACAACTTTTATCGCTGATACTATGACTAGATATGAGAAATTAAAAGGTAACTATACGTACTTTTTAACTGGAACTGATGAGCATGGCCAAAAGATAGAAGAATCAGCACAAAAGCATGGCAAGCCGACTCAAGAGTTTGCAGATGAGATCAGCGCGACATTTAAAGACCTGTGGGATGAGTTTGAAATTGGTTATGATAAGTTCATCAGAACTACAGATGCAGACCATAAACTAGGTGTTCAAAAAGCTTTTGAAGTTATGTACGCTAAAGGTGACATATATAAAGACTTTTATGAGGGACACTACTGTGTAAGCTGTGAGACTTTTTTCCCAGAAACTCAGCTTATAGATGGTGAGTTCTGTCCTGATTGCGGCAGAACTACAAGTGTAGTTAAAGAAGAAAGCTACTTCTTTAAACTATCTAAATATGAAGATGCGCTTCTTAGACACTATGAGGACAACCCTGACTTTATACTTCCACGTTCTCGTGCAAATGAAGTTAAAAACTTTGTAAAAGGTGGGTTGAGAGACCTTTCTGTGACTCGTACATCTTTTACTTGGGGTGTTAAACTTCCTGAGTCTATGAATGATGATAAGCATGTTATGTATGTTTGGCTGGATGCTCTTATGAACTATATTACAGCTCTAGGTTATGGTAAAGATGATGCAAATATGGACTTTTGGCCTGCATCTATGCAACTTGTGGGTAAAGATATCCTTCGCTTTCATGCCATTTACTGGCCAGCATTTCTTATGAGTCTTGACTTACCTCTTCCTAAGCACATCGGTGCACACGGCTGGTGGACTAGAGACGGTGAGAAGATGAGTAAGTCAAAAGGTAATGTTATCTCTCCAAAAGAGGTTTCAGATGCTTATGGTGTTGAGAACCTTAGATATTTCATGCTTCGTGAAGTTCCATTTGGTCAAGACGGCGACTTTTCTCAAAGAGCATTTATAGATAGAATCAATTCGGAACTAAGCAATGATCTCGGTAACCTTCTTAATCGTATCATCGGTATGAGTGAAAAATACTCTGATTTCGAGATAGACAGTGTTGATGTTGAGAAATATCACGCTAAAGAGCTAGAAGCTATGAATGAAGCTCTTGGAAACCTTGATGGTTTTATGCAAAATATGCAGACGCACAGATACTTAGAAGAACTTTGGAAGCTGTTTGCTATTGGTAACAAAGCTATTGAAGAGCATGCTCCATGGGTAAAAATAAAAGAAGGTAAAAAAGATGAAGCTCTTGCTACTGTTGCACTTGTTGCGAACATCCTAGCTAAAGCTTCTATCATGTTAAGCCCAGTAATGCCTAGAACTACAGCGACTATTGCAGATGCGCTTAACTTTACTATAGACAACGCTAGCTTCAACGAGCTAGTTATAGATAAAAAGTTATTGAAATTATTTAATATCAAAAAAGTTCCACCTCTCTTTCCTCGTGTTGAAGAGCCTTTAATAGAAGAAGCACCAAAGTCTATGCCTGACGATAAGCCTAATGATGAGATGAAACAAGAGTTAGCAGCTAAAAAAGAGGCTAAATTAACAAAAAGTGAAGAAGATAACCTAATTGAGATTGGTCAGTTCTTTGAAACATCTCTAAAAATTGGTGTTGTTGTAGAAGCTGAAGAAGTTCCCAAGAGTAAAAAACTTCTAAAACTGCAAGTTGATTTAGGCGAAGGCAAAAATAGACAAGTTGTAGCCGGAATTAAAGAGTTTTATTCTGCTGAATCACTTATAAACACACAAGTATGTGTTGTAGCAAACTTAAAACCTGCAAAACTTATGGGAATGATATCAGAAGGTATGCTTCTTGCTGCTAAGGATGAAGATGGTCTATGTCTAGTTAGACCTGAAAAACCTAAAAAAGCAGGCACACCTATTGGATGA
- the pgaD gene encoding poly-beta-1,6-N-acetyl-D-glucosamine biosynthesis protein PgaD: protein METLIINKRHELPRTKKLIWDIATILLWFGFVYLWKPLLLIFYKIITLEVPANEISNWIYDNIHSVTFTKAVFLLTATPIILFILSRLNRHIAPSEHLIYTSSDYAKYFNLSDANLKQCTDSQLVTVFFDEHGHIIKLDNKA, encoded by the coding sequence ATGGAAACTTTAATAATTAATAAACGCCATGAGTTACCTCGAACCAAAAAATTGATTTGGGATATAGCAACAATTTTACTTTGGTTTGGTTTTGTCTATTTATGGAAGCCTTTACTTCTGATATTTTATAAAATAATTACTTTAGAAGTACCTGCTAATGAAATATCAAATTGGATTTATGACAATATTCATAGCGTGACATTTACAAAGGCTGTATTTTTGTTGACTGCAACGCCTATAATATTATTTATATTGTCTAGACTTAACAGACACATCGCCCCTAGTGAACATTTAATATATACATCAAGTGATTATGCGAAATATTTTAACTTAAGCGATGCCAATTTAAAACAATGTACAGACAGCCAACTTGTTACTGTTTTCTTTGATGAGCATGGTCATATAATTAAGCTTGACAATAAAGCATGA
- the pgaC gene encoding poly-beta-1,6-N-acetyl-D-glucosamine synthase — MTLDIFWHSIWHIVLGYVFYYPLFMSSLWIAGAIFFYFKNERPYLKEIIPPLKDKESWAGVSILIPCYNEGQNAIETISYALNVEYPDFEVIAINDGSKDDTLEILLSLAENNPKLKIVNLAENQGKAIGLQAGSLLAKNEFLVCIDGDALIDKHCVYWMMKHFIRYPEVAAVTGNPRIRNRTTLLGKIQVGEFSSIVGMIKRAQRSFGRIFTVSGVITGFRKTAVHEVGYWSPDMLTEDIDISWKLQRNGWDVRFEPRALVWILMPETIKGLWKQRLRWAMGGFQVMLKNFKILFMHKQTHLWGLMVEQMLSMIWAYSMVIVFVVWLISFFESVLYLMPADSPILPDQSSVILIGACLIQFAVSRWLDGRYDEGLGKNYFWMIWYPFAYWLLNLLTAVVAVPKVLFSKKGRARWISPDRGAHQQLKKG, encoded by the coding sequence ATGACTCTAGATATATTTTGGCACTCTATATGGCATATTGTTTTAGGCTATGTGTTCTATTATCCATTATTTATGTCTAGTCTGTGGATAGCTGGAGCAATATTTTTTTATTTTAAAAATGAAAGACCATACCTTAAAGAAATTATTCCACCACTTAAAGATAAAGAAAGCTGGGCTGGAGTGAGTATTTTGATTCCATGTTACAATGAAGGTCAAAATGCAATTGAAACAATTTCTTATGCGCTTAATGTAGAGTATCCAGATTTTGAAGTTATTGCCATTAATGATGGAAGTAAGGATGACACCTTAGAGATATTACTAAGTTTGGCAGAAAATAATCCAAAGTTAAAAATTGTTAATTTAGCAGAAAATCAAGGTAAAGCTATAGGGCTTCAAGCAGGTTCTTTATTGGCAAAGAATGAGTTTTTAGTTTGCATTGACGGGGATGCTTTGATTGACAAACATTGTGTATATTGGATGATGAAGCATTTTATCCGTTATCCGGAAGTTGCTGCTGTAACTGGTAATCCAAGAATTCGCAATCGCACTACTTTACTAGGTAAAATTCAAGTTGGTGAGTTTTCTTCTATTGTAGGTATGATTAAGCGTGCACAACGAAGTTTCGGAAGAATATTTACCGTATCAGGAGTCATTACAGGCTTTAGAAAGACAGCTGTCCATGAGGTTGGTTATTGGAGTCCTGATATGTTAACTGAAGATATTGACATATCATGGAAACTGCAAAGAAATGGTTGGGATGTTCGCTTTGAGCCTAGAGCTTTAGTATGGATTTTGATGCCGGAGACAATAAAAGGATTATGGAAACAGCGTTTACGCTGGGCAATGGGTGGTTTTCAAGTTATGCTTAAAAACTTTAAAATTTTGTTTATGCACAAGCAAACGCATCTTTGGGGGCTTATGGTTGAACAAATGCTAAGTATGATTTGGGCATACAGTATGGTGATAGTTTTTGTTGTTTGGTTAATTAGTTTTTTTGAATCTGTCTTGTATTTAATGCCTGCTGATTCACCTATTTTGCCTGATCAAAGCAGTGTTATTCTAATTGGTGCATGTTTGATTCAGTTTGCCGTAAGTAGATGGCTTGATGGTCGCTATGACGAAGGTTTAGGGAAAAATTATTTTTGGATGATTTGGTATCCGTTTGCATATTGGCTGTTAAATTTGCTTACAGCCGTAGTAGCTGTACCAAAAGTTTTATTTAGCAAGAAAGGTCGAGCTCGATGGATTAGTCCAGACAGAGGCGCACATCAACAGTTGAAAAAAGGTTAA
- the pgaB gene encoding poly-beta-1,6-N-acetyl-D-glucosamine N-deacetylase PgaB: protein MASDMPHSCSRDQNVNEFTILSYHEIADESQTLDSTYAVTPSHFKEQIEWLRDNGYHFIDIDDILAYRKTSKPLPKKAVLISFDDGYQSIYKNAFPIIKEYKIPVVIALVGKWLESKDKVDFSGHIITRNKFLAQKEIKEMLSSGLVEIASHSYLSHEGIQGNPQGNMQPAITTRQWLSDKQAYEDEKSYQQRVHNDLLQNNVFLEKYTGQKPRVIVWPYGRYNSKVSKIAEQLGMPMGLTLDDGSNTRITPLSGLRRILVEQKMTLKDLELEMWVRNANFTDDDRVTKAAHIDLDYIYDSNAEQLERNLSALLERIEKLGVNTVYLQAFADQDANGAADSVYFPNRHLPMTSDLFNRVAWQIATRTQVKRIYAWMPMLAWQLPKNNAAAKDTVVTLQVDPTHLNMGYPRLSPFSDKAQKVIKEIYEDLAKSTYIDGIIFHDDVTLSDFEDDSTFAHEQYKKWGLSESVTQIRKNSKEFQKWTQLKTNYLDSFAMQLAQIARNEQPGLKTARNLYAQVALNNNAQEWYAQSLAESIKNYDYTAIMAMPYMEQATNHTEFYDAIVKRVKEEECGVERTVIELQTVNWRKDNEAISSKELSDTINHLYDLGVHHIAYYPDNLFTNNPDANKIKEDFIKKSLRMHTLRQSDSITNKEK, encoded by the coding sequence GTGGCAAGCGACATGCCTCATTCATGTAGTCGAGATCAAAATGTCAATGAGTTTACTATACTGAGCTATCACGAGATAGCAGATGAAAGTCAGACTCTAGATTCAACCTACGCAGTCACTCCATCGCACTTTAAAGAACAAATTGAATGGTTAAGAGATAACGGTTATCATTTTATTGACATAGACGATATTTTAGCATATCGAAAAACTTCCAAACCATTGCCAAAAAAAGCAGTTTTGATAAGTTTTGATGATGGCTACCAATCTATTTATAAAAATGCTTTTCCTATAATAAAAGAATATAAGATTCCAGTTGTCATTGCATTAGTTGGTAAGTGGCTTGAGTCTAAAGATAAAGTAGATTTTAGTGGACATATAATTACCCGTAACAAGTTTTTAGCTCAAAAAGAGATCAAAGAAATGCTAAGCAGTGGTTTGGTAGAGATTGCCAGCCATAGTTATTTATCTCATGAAGGGATTCAAGGCAATCCACAAGGGAATATGCAACCTGCAATTACAACTCGCCAGTGGTTATCAGATAAGCAGGCGTATGAAGATGAAAAAAGTTATCAGCAACGCGTTCATAATGACTTGTTACAAAATAATGTTTTTTTAGAAAAATATACAGGCCAAAAACCCCGTGTAATAGTTTGGCCATATGGGCGCTATAACTCAAAAGTTAGTAAAATTGCAGAGCAGCTGGGTATGCCTATGGGATTAACACTAGATGATGGCAGTAATACACGGATTACCCCTCTATCTGGACTTCGACGCATCTTGGTTGAACAAAAAATGACACTTAAAGACTTAGAACTAGAAATGTGGGTGCGAAATGCCAATTTTACGGATGATGACAGAGTAACTAAAGCAGCGCATATTGATTTAGATTACATATATGATTCAAATGCAGAACAACTAGAAAGGAATTTGAGTGCTTTACTTGAGCGCATAGAAAAATTGGGTGTTAATACTGTTTATCTACAGGCTTTTGCAGACCAAGATGCTAACGGTGCAGCAGATAGTGTCTATTTTCCAAACAGACATCTACCAATGACTTCAGATTTATTTAACCGAGTTGCTTGGCAAATTGCAACTCGCACACAAGTGAAACGTATTTATGCTTGGATGCCGATGCTAGCTTGGCAATTACCAAAAAACAATGCGGCAGCTAAAGATACAGTAGTGACATTGCAAGTTGACCCTACTCATCTTAATATGGGATATCCGAGATTATCCCCATTTTCTGATAAAGCACAAAAAGTTATAAAAGAAATTTATGAAGATTTGGCTAAATCTACCTATATTGATGGGATAATATTTCATGATGATGTAACTCTCTCAGATTTTGAAGATGACAGCACATTCGCACATGAACAATATAAGAAATGGGGATTATCAGAAAGTGTAACTCAAATAAGAAAAAACTCAAAAGAATTTCAAAAGTGGACACAACTCAAAACAAACTATTTAGATTCATTTGCAATGCAACTAGCTCAAATCGCAAGAAATGAGCAACCTGGACTAAAGACAGCGCGTAATCTATATGCACAAGTTGCTTTAAATAATAATGCGCAGGAGTGGTATGCACAAAGCTTGGCTGAGTCTATAAAGAATTATGACTATACAGCTATTATGGCGATGCCATATATGGAACAAGCCACCAATCACACTGAGTTTTATGATGCAATTGTTAAGCGTGTAAAAGAAGAGGAGTGTGGAGTAGAACGAACAGTGATTGAATTGCAAACTGTAAATTGGAGAAAAGACAATGAAGCAATTTCATCTAAAGAATTGAGTGACACCATAAATCATTTATATGATTTAGGTGTTCATCATATAGCATATTATCCCGACAATTTATTTACAAACAATCCAGATGCCAATAAAATAAAAGAAGATTTTATAAAAAAATCATTACGCATGCACACTTTAAGACAAAGTGACTCCATAACTAACAAGGAAAAATAA
- a CDS encoding AMP-binding protein, which produces MSINCIRTLIEDAAQSHSDKTALVFNEKSITYSELFTKVNQVAYYLKELDLPKDSRIGIYSNKGIEQVIAILAILSTDYILVPLTKLLKSEQVEYIIKDCDIKCIITDRLKLESIEEINFDGHIISYETAGKEIASFEEIFKYYNKPYACDINGHSNALITYSFGMSGTPKGIVISHRNLIDSARVVSQYLKLEEDDVISAILIFNLDYGLNQIFCTLYKRATLAIHRFILAEDFFNHLINDKVTVIPLMPINITQMFDEDMHRIPSSELFENVKTITSSGGNVTARMISACKKTFTNADFYSMHGLTEAFRSTYLDPSQVGIRPDSIGKAIPDVELYVINKDGKECAVREVGELIHRGGYIYKGFWNAPEQNAERFKSVQILKDVINLEGQLTDEIVVASGDYVYKDEEGYFYFVSRHDNMIKTRGFRVSPYEIESVVSRCFPQIEQCAVFSVNNELIEEEIIMVYSAPSEIAPKEILFELKKHLASYMIPSRVIYKKSLPLVQSDKNQVNKDELKRELSQN; this is translated from the coding sequence ATGTCAATAAACTGTATAAGAACACTGATCGAAGATGCGGCTCAAAGTCATAGTGATAAAACAGCATTAGTTTTTAATGAAAAAAGCATAACTTACTCTGAACTGTTTACGAAAGTAAATCAGGTGGCTTACTATCTAAAAGAGTTGGATCTTCCAAAAGATTCTAGAATAGGAATATATTCAAACAAAGGGATAGAACAGGTTATTGCAATTTTAGCAATTTTATCTACTGACTACATACTCGTACCTCTTACAAAACTGTTGAAATCCGAGCAGGTTGAGTATATAATCAAAGATTGTGATATCAAATGTATCATCACTGACAGACTAAAGCTTGAGAGCATCGAAGAGATCAATTTTGACGGTCATATTATTTCGTATGAAACTGCAGGTAAGGAAATAGCATCTTTTGAAGAAATCTTCAAATACTACAATAAACCTTATGCTTGTGACATAAACGGACACTCTAATGCTCTTATAACTTACTCTTTTGGTATGAGTGGGACACCAAAGGGAATCGTGATTTCTCATAGAAATCTAATCGACTCTGCTCGTGTTGTATCTCAATACTTAAAACTGGAAGAAGATGATGTTATCTCAGCTATTTTAATTTTCAACCTTGACTATGGACTAAACCAAATCTTCTGTACGCTTTACAAAAGAGCTACACTTGCTATACACAGATTTATACTTGCAGAAGATTTTTTCAACCACCTTATCAACGATAAAGTAACGGTTATACCTCTTATGCCAATAAACATTACTCAGATGTTTGATGAAGATATGCACAGAATCCCAAGCTCTGAACTATTTGAGAACGTAAAAACTATAACTTCTTCTGGCGGTAATGTGACTGCAAGAATGATTAGTGCGTGTAAAAAAACCTTCACAAACGCAGACTTCTACTCGATGCACGGCCTAACAGAAGCATTTCGTTCTACTTACTTAGACCCTTCACAAGTTGGCATCCGTCCTGATTCTATCGGTAAAGCTATTCCTGATGTTGAACTATATGTTATCAACAAAGACGGCAAAGAGTGTGCTGTCCGTGAAGTAGGGGAGCTAATCCACAGAGGCGGATACATCTACAAAGGTTTCTGGAATGCTCCAGAACAAAACGCTGAGAGATTTAAATCTGTACAGATACTAAAAGACGTTATCAACTTAGAAGGTCAACTTACAGACGAGATAGTTGTAGCGTCTGGTGACTACGTATACAAAGACGAAGAGGGCTATTTCTACTTTGTTTCAAGACATGACAACATGATTAAGACAAGAGGCTTTAGAGTATCTCCTTATGAGATAGAGTCTGTAGTATCTAGATGTTTTCCTCAGATAGAGCAGTGTGCAGTGTTTTCAGTAAACAACGAGCTTATAGAAGAAGAGATAATCATGGTCTACTCTGCACCAAGCGAGATAGCACCAAAAGAAATACTTTTTGAGCTTAAAAAGCATCTGGCATCTTACATGATACCAAGCAGAGTAATCTACAAAAAATCTCTTCCGCTTGTTCAGAGTGATAAAAATCAGGTCAATAAAGATGAGTTGAAGAGAGAACTTTCACAAAACTAA